A DNA window from Camelina sativa cultivar DH55 chromosome 17, Cs, whole genome shotgun sequence contains the following coding sequences:
- the LOC104755817 gene encoding lipid phosphate phosphatase 2-like has translation MPEIQLGNHTIRSHGVTVARFHMHDWLILLLLIVIEVVLNVIEPFHRFVGEDMLTDLRYPLQDNTIPFWAVPLIAVVLPFAIIVVYYFIRNDVYDLHHAFLGLLFSVLITGVITDAIKDAVGRPRPDFFWRCFPDGIGVFHNVTRDVLCTGNKNVVKEGHKSFPSGHTSWSFAGLGFLALYLSGKIRVFDQRGHVAKLCIVFLPLLVAALVGVSRVDDYWHHWQDVFGGSIIGLTVATFCYLQFFPPPYDPDGWGTHAYFQMLADSRNDVQNSAGMNHLSVRQTELENVYVDRDETSMEIPRSSNTRDTTRMLENR, from the exons TGGCTCATTCTTCTCCTGCTTATCGTCATTGAAGTTGTTTTGAATGTCATTGAACCCTTTCACCGCTTTGTTGGTGAGGATATGCTCACTGATCTCAGATACCCTCTTCAAGACAATACCATTCCTTTCTGGGCTGTCCCG TTGATAGCTGTTGTGCTCCCCTTTGCTATCATTGTTGTTTACTACTTCATCAGGAATGATGTTTATGACCTGCATCATGCTTTTTTAG GTCTTTTATTCTCTGTACTCATAACTGGTGTCATAACCGATGCTATAAAGGATGCTGTAGGTCGACCTCGTCCTGACTTCTTTTGGCGTTGTTTCCCTGATGGTATAGGG GTCTTTCACAACGTCACAAGGGATGTTCTGTGTACTGGAAATAAGAATGTGGTCAAAGAGGGACACAAAAGCTTCCCCAGCGGGCATACGTCTT GGTCGTTTGCTGGTCTAGGATTTCTAGCGTTGTATTTGTCTGGAAAAATCAGGGTGTTTGACCAGAGAGGTCATGTTGCAAAGCTCTGCATTGTATTCCTACCTCTACTGGTTGCAGCATTGGTTGGTGTATCCCGAGTTGATGACTATTGGCATCACTGGCAAGATGTGTTTGGAGGATCTATCatag GATTAACGGTGGCTACGTTTTGTTATCTGCAATTCTTCCCTCCTCCGTACGATCCAGATG GTTGGGGAACTCATGCGTACTTCCAGATGCTTGCAGACTCGAGAAACGATGTCCAAAATTCAGCAGGAATGAATCATCTAAGCGTGAGGCAGACAGAACTGGAGAACGTGTACGTTGATCGAGATGAGACCTCCATGGAAATACCAAGAAGCAGCAACACGCGAGACACAACCCGTATGCTTGAGAATCGCTAA
- the LOC104755818 gene encoding E3 ubiquitin-protein ligase RHA2A-like: MGLQGQLSDVSSDSIPLMLLSLLAVFINHLRSFLLRLTANSSNPNLPVDDVSIASGLANIIVLADQLSLNRLFSYRCDGNGGGGSEDCVVCLSKLKEGEEVRKLECRHVFHKECLEGWLHHLNFTCPLCRSALVSDACVSNTQRRVGRDLISCFSLH; encoded by the coding sequence atggggcTACAAGGTCAGCTAAGTGACGTCTCTTCCGATTCAATCCCTCTTATGCTCCTCTCTCTCCTCGCCGTATTCATCAACCATCTCCGATCTTTTCTCCTCCGTCTCACGGCTAACTCTTCAAACCCTAACCTCCCCGTCGACGACGTCTCGATAGCGTCGGGGCTAGCGAACATCATCGTCCTCGCGGATCAGCTGAGCTTGAATAGGCTCTTCTCGTACCGGTGCGACGGaaacggaggaggaggatctgAGGATTGCGTGGTGTGTCTGTCGAAACTGAAGGAAGGTGAAGAGGTGAGGAAGCTGGAATGTCGACACGTGTTCCACAAAGAGTGTTTGGAAGGATGGCTTCACCATCTCAATTTCACTTGTCCTCTCTGTAGATCTGCTTTGGTCTCTGATGCTTGCGTCTCCAATACGCAGCGTCGCGTCGGGAGGGATttgatctcttgtttctctctcCACTGA